A region of Haliotis asinina isolate JCU_RB_2024 chromosome 9, JCU_Hal_asi_v2, whole genome shotgun sequence DNA encodes the following proteins:
- the LOC137295545 gene encoding uncharacterized protein — MTFTIEAFEIRIREKLRRAAVVDRSGRKGTFHDLVSIKEGSVGKTEDGSLDQLILTYKRSFLMGLDEQDGSLMKVWGKQRPKACMQRTAKSSESWKAGRL; from the exons atgacatttacaatagaagcttttgagattcggatacgtgaaaaattgagaagagcagcagtcgtcgatcgcagcgggagaaaaggaacattccacgatctggtcag cataaaggagggcagtgttggaaaaactgaagacGGCAGTCtggaccaactcattttgacatacaaaag aagctttttgatgggtttggatgaacaagatggatcacttatGAAGGTGTGGGGAAAACAGAGGCCCAAGGCTTGCATGCAAAGAAcggcaaaaagttcaga aagctggaaagcaggaaggctgtga